Proteins encoded in a region of the Nitrospira sp. genome:
- a CDS encoding pyridoxal phosphate-dependent aminotransferase, with protein sequence MKLAARAGRIVPSPTLSIAATAKAMAAQGIDVVDFAAGEPDFDTPEPIKAAAEFAIRSGFTKYTASSGIDELKLAIAKKLEVDHGLRYDKNQILVSCGAKHTLYNIAEALFDAGDEILIPAPFWVSYQDQVLLNDATPVLVQTHEADGYAVTVDLLKKHITPRSKAIIVNSPCNPTGATYDRASLEGIAQIAVTHDLMIISDEIYDKITYDGVRHLSIATLGPEIAARTVIVNGVSKTYAMTGWRIGYAAGPKELITAMANIQSQSTSNPTSISQKAAAAALEGGDVFTKQMVQEFDKRRKVILERLNKIPGVSCRMPTGAFYAFPNVAGLLGRKHPGGTIKSAADLANYLLQEAKVTVVPGEPFGSAKHIRLSYATSMEAINKGLDRIEAAIRKLAS encoded by the coding sequence ATGAAACTGGCAGCCAGAGCTGGACGCATCGTCCCCTCTCCAACGCTCAGCATTGCAGCCACGGCCAAGGCCATGGCTGCGCAGGGCATCGACGTCGTGGACTTTGCCGCCGGCGAGCCGGACTTCGACACACCGGAACCGATCAAGGCCGCCGCCGAATTTGCCATTCGCAGCGGCTTCACCAAATACACGGCCAGTTCGGGCATCGACGAGCTAAAACTGGCCATCGCTAAAAAACTCGAGGTGGACCACGGTCTGCGCTACGACAAGAATCAAATCCTGGTTTCCTGCGGAGCCAAGCACACCCTCTATAACATCGCTGAAGCGCTCTTCGATGCCGGCGATGAGATCCTAATCCCTGCGCCCTTCTGGGTCTCCTACCAGGATCAAGTGCTTCTGAACGATGCCACACCGGTACTGGTGCAGACGCACGAAGCGGACGGCTATGCGGTGACCGTTGACCTGCTTAAAAAGCACATCACGCCCCGATCGAAGGCAATCATCGTCAACAGCCCGTGCAACCCCACTGGGGCGACCTACGACCGTGCCTCGCTTGAAGGCATTGCGCAGATTGCTGTCACGCACGACCTGATGATCATCTCGGATGAGATTTACGACAAAATCACCTACGACGGCGTCCGACATCTGAGTATCGCCACGCTGGGACCGGAGATCGCTGCCCGCACGGTCATCGTCAACGGCGTCTCCAAGACCTATGCCATGACCGGCTGGCGCATTGGCTACGCGGCCGGGCCCAAAGAATTGATCACAGCCATGGCTAACATCCAAAGCCAAAGTACGTCGAATCCGACGTCGATTTCACAGAAGGCGGCAGCAGCAGCTCTTGAGGGAGGCGACGTCTTCACAAAGCAGATGGTGCAGGAATTCGACAAGCGGCGAAAGGTCATCCTGGAACGCCTAAACAAGATTCCCGGCGTGAGCTGCCGCATGCCAACTGGCGCCTTTTATGCGTTCCCCAACGTGGCGGGCTTGCTCGGGCGGAAACACCCAGGCGGTACGATCAAATCTGCCGCTGATCTGGCCAACTATCTGTTGCAGGAGGCTAAGGTGACTGTGGTGCCGGGCGAGCCCTTCGGCAGCGCCAAACACATCCGGCTATCCTACGCCACCAGCATGGAGGCAATTAATAAAGGGCTGGATCGCATCGAGGCCGCCATCCGCAAACTGGCCTCATAA
- a CDS encoding threonylcarbamoyl-AMP synthase, translating into MRPNVPMSRCGAFRFPAVTIGPISLIGPFACDRMLRVGTMSHVLTFDEKTAAVVCTEAAAVVRDGGVLAMLTDSLYGLGVNPFDGAAVRRVCAIKGREEGKPILVLIAARSQLNGLVGPLPQAAVKLMDQFWPGPLTIVCPAAPGLSAMLTAGTGTIGVRLPAHPLLAQLLRQTGPLTGTSANRAGMPPGRTAVEVERALGSDVDLILDGGPSGGIVPSTVVDVTRGAAKLIREGPVSWQDVEKVLGRVV; encoded by the coding sequence ATGCGGCCAAACGTGCCTATGAGCAGGTGCGGAGCATTTCGTTTCCCGGCTGTCACTATCGGACCGATATCGCTCATCGGGCCATTCGCGTGTGACCGCATGCTGCGAGTAGGCACCATGTCGCATGTGTTAACGTTCGATGAGAAAACGGCAGCGGTTGTCTGCACGGAGGCGGCTGCCGTGGTCCGGGATGGCGGTGTGCTGGCCATGCTGACGGACAGCTTGTATGGCCTAGGGGTCAACCCATTTGACGGTGCAGCGGTGCGTCGTGTGTGCGCGATTAAAGGCAGGGAAGAGGGGAAGCCGATTCTCGTGTTGATCGCAGCCCGATCGCAATTGAACGGGTTAGTAGGGCCGTTGCCCCAAGCCGCCGTTAAGCTGATGGATCAATTCTGGCCCGGGCCACTCACAATTGTCTGTCCGGCCGCTCCGGGGCTTTCAGCCATGCTGACAGCTGGAACGGGCACGATCGGGGTGCGGCTTCCTGCACATCCGCTACTGGCGCAGTTGCTTCGTCAAACGGGACCCCTGACTGGGACCAGCGCCAATCGAGCGGGCATGCCGCCGGGGCGCACAGCAGTGGAGGTCGAGCGTGCACTGGGATCTGATGTGGATCTGATTCTTGACGGCGGTCCATCGGGTGGCATAGTGCCGTCAACTGTTGTCGACGTGACTAGAGGGGCAGCGAAGTTGATCAGAGAAGGACCGGTCAGTTGGCAGGACGTTGAGAAGGTGCTGGGGCGGGTGGTGTGA
- the purH gene encoding bifunctional phosphoribosylaminoimidazolecarboxamide formyltransferase/IMP cyclohydrolase, translated as MSGIKRALVSVSDKASVVDMAKGLAALGAEILSTGGTAKTLREAGVAVTDVAAYTGSPEILDGRVKTLHPKIHGGLLGRRSVSAHLDEMKQHGIGPIDVVVVNLYPFEATITKPGCSFGEAIENIDIGGPSMLRSAAKNHEDVVVVVDPSDYGRVLEALKTGKVEHSLRRELAMKVFQHTARYDSLIAGYLEKQVEGGHGKFPKILSLQFERAEMLRYGENPHQQGAFYRELNAKEPSVSLGKILHGKAMSYNNFLDANSALELVKEYDESAVAIIKHNNPCGVALGVTPVEAYVKARNTDPVSAFGGVLAFNRPVDLAAAKEITSTFVEVVIAPSFTEEALAELKRKKDLRLLDVGPLTKATSEGVDLKKLVGGLIVQDRDLGVLAELKALPVPTQRKPTVDEYAACAFAWKVCKHVKSNAIIYAKPGQTVGIGAGQMSRVDSVKLAAMKAQMPVKGCVMASDAFFPFRDGLDAAAQAGITAVIQPGGSIRDQEIVKAADEHGLAMIMTGMRHFRH; from the coding sequence ATGAGCGGAATCAAGCGCGCACTGGTGAGCGTGTCCGATAAGGCCAGCGTGGTGGACATGGCCAAGGGGCTGGCCGCACTCGGGGCCGAAATTCTCTCGACCGGCGGCACGGCCAAAACGCTGCGCGAGGCTGGCGTGGCCGTGACGGACGTCGCGGCCTACACGGGCTCACCGGAGATTCTCGACGGCCGCGTAAAGACATTGCATCCGAAAATTCACGGCGGCTTGCTCGGCCGTCGGTCTGTGTCCGCACATCTGGATGAGATGAAACAGCACGGCATCGGTCCGATCGATGTCGTGGTTGTCAATCTCTATCCATTCGAAGCCACGATCACCAAGCCCGGCTGTTCGTTCGGGGAAGCGATCGAGAACATCGACATCGGTGGGCCGTCCATGCTGCGGTCGGCAGCGAAGAATCACGAGGATGTCGTGGTGGTCGTTGATCCGTCCGACTACGGACGCGTACTGGAAGCGCTGAAGACTGGCAAAGTGGAGCATAGCCTGCGCCGTGAGCTCGCCATGAAAGTCTTCCAGCATACGGCACGGTACGACAGTTTGATCGCCGGGTATCTGGAAAAGCAGGTGGAAGGTGGGCATGGCAAATTCCCGAAGATACTGTCGCTGCAGTTCGAGCGGGCGGAGATGCTCCGCTACGGAGAGAACCCGCATCAGCAGGGCGCCTTCTATCGCGAACTCAATGCCAAAGAGCCGTCGGTGTCGCTCGGGAAGATCCTGCACGGTAAGGCAATGTCCTACAACAATTTTCTTGATGCCAACTCGGCGCTCGAGTTGGTGAAGGAGTATGACGAGTCGGCAGTCGCGATCATCAAGCACAACAATCCTTGCGGTGTTGCACTCGGTGTCACGCCAGTCGAAGCTTACGTCAAGGCGCGGAACACCGATCCGGTGTCGGCCTTCGGCGGCGTGCTGGCGTTCAACCGACCGGTGGATCTGGCGGCGGCAAAGGAGATCACGTCCACATTTGTTGAAGTGGTCATTGCGCCGAGTTTTACTGAGGAGGCGCTGGCCGAGTTAAAGCGAAAAAAAGATTTGCGTCTGCTCGACGTCGGTCCGCTGACCAAGGCAACATCAGAGGGAGTAGACCTGAAGAAACTCGTCGGGGGGCTGATCGTGCAAGACCGCGATCTTGGCGTGCTGGCGGAGCTGAAGGCCCTGCCAGTGCCGACGCAGCGCAAGCCGACAGTAGATGAATATGCGGCCTGTGCGTTTGCGTGGAAAGTCTGCAAACACGTGAAGTCAAATGCGATTATCTACGCTAAGCCAGGCCAGACGGTGGGCATCGGCGCTGGGCAGATGAGTCGGGTAGACAGCGTCAAGCTGGCGGCAATGAAGGCGCAGATGCCGGTCAAGGGCTGCGTGATGGCGTCTGATGCGTTCTTCCCGTTCCGCGATGGACTCGACGCCGCCGCGCAAGCCGGTATCACGGCGGTGATTCAGCCTGGTGGCTCGATCCGTGATCAAGAAATCGTCAAAGCTGCTGATGAGCATGGCCTCGCGATGATTATGACGGGCATGAGGCATTTCCGCCATTGA
- a CDS encoding MoaD/ThiS family protein yields MVTILLFGVTLQQSVGESEVHLDVAGPMTVKTLLESNHDTLTGMLAFMHKGELLVTINKKVSSLESTVKDGDTVKLTHQAHPIFDGAMWQNP; encoded by the coding sequence ATGGTGACTATCTTACTATTTGGCGTGACGCTCCAGCAGAGTGTTGGAGAATCAGAAGTGCACCTGGATGTGGCCGGCCCGATGACGGTCAAAACGTTGCTGGAGTCGAATCACGACACGCTGACCGGCATGCTCGCATTCATGCACAAGGGCGAATTGCTGGTGACGATCAATAAGAAGGTCAGCTCGCTGGAATCAACGGTAAAGGACGGGGATACGGTCAAGCTGACGCACCAGGCTCATCCAATTTTTGACGGCGCCATGTGGCAGAATCCTTGA
- a CDS encoding acetyl-CoA carboxylase carboxyltransferase subunit alpha encodes MKDYLEFEKPLRELEERIEKLAGSGSTKPAAAEELRKLKARLAQTEVELYGNLTPWQRTQLARHPQRPGVLDYITAFCRDFVELHGDRAYSDDQAILGGFARFNDRSVMVLGHMKGKTLKERMQRNFGMPNPEGYRKALRLMKLAEKFKRPLLTFIDTPGAYPGIGAEERGQSEAIARNLYVMSRLAVPIVSVVTGEGGSGGALALGVADRVLMLEHSVYSVISPEGCAAILWNDPTKVQDAAVALKMTAQDLRHLGVIDEVIPEPTGGAHRDLRDASERVAKSLAAQLAQLDELSIERLLAARDQKYRLMGVVTEPPATV; translated from the coding sequence ATGAAGGATTACCTCGAATTCGAAAAGCCTCTGCGTGAGCTGGAGGAGCGGATCGAGAAACTGGCCGGTTCCGGCTCGACCAAGCCCGCGGCTGCAGAAGAACTCCGCAAGCTCAAGGCCCGCCTCGCTCAGACGGAGGTGGAGCTCTACGGCAACCTGACCCCCTGGCAGCGCACTCAGCTGGCTCGCCATCCGCAACGGCCTGGCGTCCTCGACTACATCACCGCCTTCTGCCGCGACTTTGTGGAACTCCACGGCGACCGAGCCTACAGTGACGACCAAGCCATACTCGGCGGCTTCGCCCGCTTCAACGACCGCTCGGTCATGGTGCTGGGCCACATGAAGGGCAAGACGCTCAAGGAACGGATGCAGCGGAACTTTGGCATGCCCAACCCGGAAGGTTACCGCAAAGCGCTCCGTCTGATGAAGCTCGCCGAAAAATTCAAGCGACCGCTCCTCACCTTCATTGACACGCCGGGCGCCTATCCGGGCATCGGCGCTGAGGAGCGCGGGCAATCGGAAGCCATCGCGCGTAATCTCTACGTCATGTCCCGCCTCGCCGTGCCGATCGTCTCCGTTGTGACGGGCGAAGGGGGCAGCGGCGGCGCGTTGGCGCTTGGCGTGGCCGACCGCGTGCTGATGCTGGAACATTCCGTCTATTCGGTTATCTCGCCGGAAGGCTGCGCAGCCATCCTCTGGAACGACCCCACGAAGGTCCAGGATGCGGCCGTCGCGCTTAAGATGACGGCGCAAGACCTCCGCCATCTGGGAGTGATCGATGAAGTGATTCCGGAGCCGACGGGCGGCGCCCACCGGGACCTCCGTGACGCTTCCGAGCGGGTGGCCAAGTCACTGGCCGCTCAGTTGGCTCAGCTGGACGAACTCTCCATAGAACGATTGCTGGCGGCGCGCGATCAGAAATACCGTTTGATGGGTGTAGTCACTGAACCTCCTGCCACGGTTTAA
- a CDS encoding DNA polymerase III subunit alpha, with protein sequence MRSQFVHLHLHTEYSLLDGANLIEPLVQQIKTFNQPAVAITDHGNMFGAIEFYRKAKDAGVKPIIGCEVYMAMGSRHAKKDSGLAHNDYYHLILLARNLTGYQNLIKLVSKGYIEGFYYKPRIDKELLKQHHDGLIALSGCLTGEIPYLIGQKDMAGALAVAGEFQEIFGKDHFYLEVQANGLDHQRVANAGLLEIHKKLAIPLAGTNDCHYLTKDDARPHELMLCLQTGKTMSDPGRMKFDTDQLYVKSTEEIVPAFADFPGAVSNTCRIADHCDLQLALNKTHLPQYKVPEGYTRETYVEHLAVEGLKIRLRERPSTIPSSSYEQRLREELIVICSMGFAGYFLIVWDIIRFARARGIPVGPGRGSAAGSLVAFALNITDLDPLVYGLLFERFLNPERVSLPDIDMDFCMDRRGEVINYVVGKYGADHVAQIITFGTLGAKAAIRDVGRVMEIPYAEVDRVAKLVPNQLNITLEDALVQEPRLNELVNTDPKIGELMSVARSLEGLARHASTHAAGVVISESPLTDHVPLYKGSNGEVVTQYSMVDVEKIGLVKFDFLGLKNLTMIHHAVRMINEAHPDAPPLVIDRIPFDDPRVFALMSAGKTTGMFQLESGGMRDLLTGLRPDRFEDIIAIIALYRPGPMDLIPDFIKRKQGKVPIAYEAPELEDLLKGTYGVIVYQEQVMAIANKIAGFSLGQADILRRAMGKKKPEEMEKLRSQFIEGAKARKIAEAKAKKLFDLIQKFAGYGFNKSHAAAYAVVTYQTAYLKAHYPMQFMAALLTNEMGNTDKMVGYLTECRDMGITVLPPDVNESQKDFAVAEGGIRFGLAAIKNVGEGAVESIIAVRDQGGSFTSFFDFCRRVDLHKVNKRMLEGLIKAGAFDSIGARRAQLMAVLDQAVEEGASAQAEREQGQTSIFGNVDGDAAAFGLSDPALPNLPEWDKSQLLKYERELTGFYITAHPLAQFETAIKKFSTVTTASLAEALDGKEVKLCGIITTVKSLTTKKGDRMAYIQIEDPQGLVEIIVFPDLFKATMDFLTPERVIQVTGIVDKAERGTRLKSTKIELLADLLARAVSRVNIRVNDGPDARRQLSEVAHILRKHPGPTAISLTLCLPPDIEAEMAPLPHMKVLPSEDFVSEVENLLGKGTIVML encoded by the coding sequence GTGCGGTCGCAATTCGTCCACCTCCATCTCCACACAGAGTACAGTCTGCTCGACGGCGCCAATCTGATCGAACCACTCGTCCAGCAGATCAAGACGTTTAACCAACCCGCCGTGGCCATAACCGACCACGGCAACATGTTTGGCGCCATTGAGTTCTACCGCAAGGCCAAGGACGCCGGCGTCAAACCCATCATCGGTTGTGAAGTCTATATGGCGATGGGAAGCCGCCACGCGAAAAAGGATAGTGGCCTAGCTCATAACGATTATTATCACCTGATTCTTCTCGCTAGAAACCTGACCGGTTATCAAAACCTGATCAAATTAGTTAGTAAAGGGTATATTGAGGGTTTTTATTATAAACCTCGAATAGACAAAGAACTTCTCAAGCAGCATCATGATGGTCTCATTGCTCTTTCCGGCTGCCTCACTGGCGAAATTCCTTATCTGATCGGTCAAAAAGATATGGCTGGTGCCTTGGCGGTGGCCGGCGAGTTTCAAGAGATTTTCGGTAAGGATCATTTCTACCTTGAGGTCCAAGCCAACGGTCTTGACCACCAACGCGTCGCTAATGCCGGGCTGTTAGAGATTCACAAGAAGCTTGCAATCCCGCTCGCTGGCACCAACGACTGCCACTATCTCACGAAGGATGACGCTCGCCCCCATGAACTAATGCTCTGTCTTCAGACTGGCAAGACCATGAGCGACCCCGGCCGGATGAAGTTCGACACGGATCAGCTCTATGTCAAATCAACGGAAGAGATCGTACCGGCCTTCGCAGACTTTCCTGGAGCCGTCAGCAACACCTGCCGCATCGCGGACCATTGCGACCTACAACTGGCCCTCAACAAGACACACCTGCCGCAATACAAGGTACCGGAAGGCTACACGCGCGAGACCTATGTCGAGCACCTGGCGGTCGAAGGATTGAAGATCCGGCTGCGTGAGCGACCCAGCACCATCCCGTCCTCCTCCTACGAACAAAGGCTGCGCGAAGAGTTGATCGTGATCTGCTCGATGGGCTTTGCCGGCTACTTCCTGATCGTGTGGGACATCATCCGCTTCGCGCGCGCGCGCGGCATTCCCGTCGGCCCCGGGCGAGGTTCCGCCGCTGGAAGCCTCGTGGCCTTCGCGCTGAACATCACCGACCTCGATCCGCTCGTCTACGGTCTTCTGTTCGAGCGCTTTCTCAATCCGGAACGGGTGTCGCTGCCTGATATCGACATGGACTTCTGCATGGACCGGCGCGGCGAAGTCATCAACTACGTCGTGGGCAAGTACGGCGCGGACCACGTCGCGCAGATCATCACATTCGGCACGCTCGGTGCCAAGGCTGCCATCCGAGACGTGGGACGCGTGATGGAGATCCCCTACGCCGAGGTGGATCGCGTGGCAAAACTAGTTCCCAACCAACTCAATATCACGCTTGAAGATGCCCTCGTTCAGGAGCCCCGGCTCAACGAACTGGTCAATACCGATCCGAAAATCGGCGAGCTCATGTCAGTCGCCCGCTCGCTGGAAGGACTCGCCCGCCACGCATCGACCCACGCTGCGGGCGTTGTCATCTCCGAAAGTCCCCTGACTGACCACGTGCCGCTTTATAAAGGCTCAAACGGCGAAGTCGTCACGCAATATTCGATGGTCGACGTAGAAAAGATTGGTCTCGTCAAGTTCGACTTTCTCGGACTTAAAAACCTGACCATGATTCACCATGCAGTCCGAATGATCAACGAGGCCCACCCGGACGCACCGCCGCTGGTCATCGATCGCATTCCCTTCGACGACCCACGGGTCTTTGCGCTGATGTCAGCTGGAAAGACCACTGGCATGTTCCAGTTAGAAAGCGGAGGCATGCGCGATCTGCTGACCGGCCTGCGCCCGGACCGCTTCGAGGATATCATCGCCATCATCGCCCTATACCGCCCAGGCCCGATGGATCTGATCCCGGATTTCATCAAACGCAAACAGGGCAAGGTACCCATCGCTTACGAGGCGCCAGAACTGGAAGATTTGCTTAAAGGCACCTACGGAGTGATCGTGTACCAGGAACAGGTCATGGCGATCGCCAACAAGATCGCTGGCTTCTCTCTTGGCCAGGCCGACATTTTGCGCCGAGCCATGGGCAAAAAGAAGCCCGAGGAAATGGAAAAGCTCCGCTCGCAGTTCATCGAAGGCGCCAAGGCCAGAAAAATCGCAGAAGCCAAGGCAAAGAAGCTGTTTGACCTTATCCAGAAGTTTGCTGGCTACGGGTTCAACAAGTCCCATGCCGCCGCCTATGCCGTCGTCACCTACCAGACGGCCTACCTCAAGGCACATTATCCGATGCAGTTCATGGCGGCGCTGCTCACTAACGAAATGGGCAACACGGATAAGATGGTCGGCTACCTGACCGAATGCCGCGACATGGGCATCACGGTCCTGCCACCCGACGTCAACGAGAGCCAGAAGGATTTTGCCGTGGCAGAAGGCGGCATCCGGTTCGGCCTCGCTGCCATCAAGAACGTCGGCGAAGGCGCGGTTGAATCTATCATCGCGGTTCGTGATCAAGGCGGCTCTTTTACGTCCTTCTTTGACTTCTGCCGACGCGTGGACCTGCACAAAGTTAACAAGCGCATGCTGGAGGGGTTGATCAAGGCCGGTGCCTTCGATTCGATCGGCGCGCGCCGCGCGCAGTTGATGGCCGTGCTGGATCAGGCCGTCGAGGAAGGCGCTTCGGCACAGGCCGAGCGGGAGCAGGGCCAGACCAGCATCTTCGGCAATGTCGACGGTGATGCCGCCGCGTTCGGCCTGAGTGATCCCGCCCTGCCCAATCTTCCGGAATGGGACAAGAGCCAGCTGCTAAAATACGAACGAGAGCTGACCGGCTTCTACATCACCGCGCATCCGCTTGCGCAATTTGAGACGGCGATCAAAAAATTCTCGACTGTGACGACCGCCTCGCTGGCGGAGGCCTTGGACGGCAAGGAAGTGAAGCTCTGCGGCATCATCACGACAGTGAAATCCCTGACTACTAAAAAGGGAGACCGGATGGCCTACATCCAGATTGAAGACCCGCAGGGCCTGGTTGAGATCATCGTCTTTCCCGATCTGTTTAAAGCCACGATGGATTTCCTTACGCCTGAACGGGTCATTCAGGTCACGGGCATCGTCGATAAAGCAGAACGAGGCACCCGTCTCAAGAGCACCAAGATCGAACTGCTGGCTGATCTGCTTGCGCGTGCCGTATCCCGCGTGAATATCCGGGTGAACGACGGGCCAGATGCGCGGCGCCAGCTCAGCGAAGTTGCGCACATCCTGCGCAAGCATCCCGGCCCCACGGCCATCTCGCTAACCTTGTGCCTTCCGCCGGACATCGAAGCGGAGATGGCGCCGTTGCCGCACATGAAGGTACTACCAAGCGAGGACTTTGTCTCCGAAGTTGAAAATCTGCTAGGCAAAGGCACTATCGTCATGCTGTAA
- the purD gene encoding phosphoribosylamine--glycine ligase, whose amino-acid sequence MKILVIGSGGREHALTWKIAHSPRVSKLYCAPGNAGIEQVAICVPIQADDIAGLKAFVVQEGIDLTVVGPEAPLALGIADEFRKAKLKIFGPTKNAARLEASKIFSKDVMAQAKIPTARSQSFDKPVEALAYVEQHELPVVIKADGLAQGKGVIIAMTREQARHAIVDLMEKAVFGQAGKQVLVEQFLDGEELTIMAFTDGKAIAPMLPAQDHKRVGDGDTGLNTGGMGAYCPAPLGTPELRAQVVKEVLQPVVDTMVRIGCPFQGVLYAGLMIVKGKPYVLEFNARFGDPETQVVLPLLKTDLVDVVEAVAEHRLDQLKVEWHDRSAVCVVMTSGGYPGPYQTGVPIAGLPEPISSQAVLVYHAGTKRDQGAVVTAGGRVLGITGIGEHLTDAAKRAYEQVRSISFPGCHYRTDIAHRAIRV is encoded by the coding sequence GTGAAAATCCTTGTCATTGGCAGTGGCGGGCGTGAGCATGCGCTGACCTGGAAGATTGCCCACAGTCCGCGCGTGTCGAAACTCTACTGCGCGCCGGGTAATGCCGGGATTGAACAGGTGGCGATTTGCGTACCGATCCAGGCTGATGACATTGCTGGACTGAAAGCATTCGTGGTGCAAGAAGGGATCGATTTAACTGTCGTTGGGCCGGAAGCGCCGCTAGCGCTCGGCATTGCTGATGAGTTTCGCAAGGCGAAGCTAAAAATATTTGGGCCGACCAAAAACGCTGCGCGGCTGGAGGCCAGCAAGATTTTTTCCAAGGATGTCATGGCTCAGGCAAAGATTCCCACGGCCCGCTCGCAAAGCTTCGACAAGCCGGTCGAGGCGCTGGCCTATGTCGAGCAGCACGAACTGCCGGTTGTCATCAAGGCGGATGGGCTGGCCCAAGGCAAGGGCGTGATTATTGCCATGACGCGGGAGCAGGCAAGACATGCGATCGTCGATTTAATGGAGAAGGCGGTCTTCGGACAGGCTGGCAAGCAGGTGCTGGTCGAGCAATTTCTTGACGGGGAAGAACTGACAATCATGGCCTTCACGGATGGTAAAGCCATTGCACCGATGCTACCCGCGCAAGACCACAAGCGTGTGGGGGATGGCGATACGGGACTGAATACCGGCGGAATGGGCGCCTACTGTCCGGCGCCGCTGGGCACGCCCGAGTTGCGAGCGCAGGTTGTAAAGGAGGTCTTGCAACCGGTCGTAGATACGATGGTGCGCATTGGGTGCCCATTTCAGGGTGTGCTCTATGCAGGTCTGATGATCGTCAAGGGCAAGCCTTATGTACTGGAGTTCAACGCGCGGTTTGGCGATCCTGAAACCCAGGTGGTCCTGCCGCTGCTGAAAACCGATCTGGTTGATGTTGTGGAGGCGGTAGCTGAACATCGGCTGGATCAGTTGAAGGTGGAGTGGCATGACCGGTCCGCAGTCTGCGTCGTGATGACATCCGGCGGGTACCCGGGTCCATACCAAACGGGCGTGCCAATTGCGGGACTCCCCGAACCAATCTCGTCGCAGGCTGTTCTGGTGTATCATGCGGGCACAAAGCGGGATCAGGGGGCGGTGGTGACAGCGGGAGGACGCGTACTCGGAATCACGGGAATCGGCGAGCACCTGACTGATGCGGCCAAACGTGCCTATGAGCAGGTGCGGAGCATTTCGTTTCCCGGCTGTCACTATCGGACCGATATCGCTCATCGGGCCATTCGCGTGTGA
- the coaD gene encoding pantetheine-phosphate adenylyltransferase encodes MKIAVYPGTFDPVTHGHTDIIVRSLRVFDKVIVAVAPNPTKQPLFDWAERIKMVKLVTKGLLHVEVVPFDGLLVEFVQKRKAHAIIRGLRAISDFEYEFQMALVNRKLNKSVETVFLMPSEEYSYLTSTLIKEVASFGGRLSDFLHPQVAQRLLRRLGKRKA; translated from the coding sequence ATGAAAATCGCCGTCTACCCAGGCACCTTTGATCCGGTGACGCATGGACACACCGACATTATTGTCCGCAGCCTGCGCGTGTTCGACAAGGTCATCGTGGCCGTTGCACCCAATCCGACCAAGCAGCCGCTGTTCGACTGGGCCGAGCGAATCAAGATGGTCAAGCTGGTCACCAAGGGCCTCTTGCACGTCGAAGTGGTTCCGTTTGATGGCTTGCTGGTGGAATTTGTTCAGAAACGGAAGGCCCACGCCATCATCCGAGGGCTGCGCGCAATTTCGGACTTCGAATACGAGTTTCAGATGGCGTTGGTGAACCGGAAGCTCAATAAATCGGTGGAGACCGTGTTTCTCATGCCGAGCGAGGAATATTCCTATCTGACCTCCACCCTGATCAAGGAAGTGGCCAGCTTCGGCGGCCGTCTCAGCGACTTTCTACACCCACAAGTTGCCCAACGGCTGCTGAGGCGGCTGGGAAAGCGGAAAGCATGA
- a CDS encoding zinc ribbon domain-containing protein → MPIYEYVCQGCQRRFEVKQRISDPPLSTCEQCGQAVTKVISAPAIMFKGTGWYVTDYSDKLKPPTDAAPAAPPAEPSKTESATPAATGTATPAAAPSTPPPASSGTAAATPATPSSTTPTK, encoded by the coding sequence GTGCCGATTTATGAATATGTCTGTCAGGGGTGCCAACGCCGCTTCGAAGTGAAGCAGCGCATCTCGGATCCGCCGCTCTCAACATGCGAGCAGTGCGGCCAAGCCGTGACGAAAGTCATTTCCGCTCCAGCTATTATGTTCAAGGGAACAGGCTGGTATGTCACCGACTACTCGGACAAGCTAAAACCTCCGACAGACGCTGCACCAGCAGCCCCACCGGCCGAACCGTCGAAAACGGAAAGCGCGACCCCGGCAGCCACGGGGACCGCCACTCCGGCAGCCGCACCAAGCACGCCTCCGCCGGCCTCGTCTGGGACAGCGGCCGCGACACCCGCTACCCCGTCCTCAACCACCCCGACGAAGTAA